In one Thioclava sp. ES.031 genomic region, the following are encoded:
- a CDS encoding FkbM family methyltransferase: protein MKKLFKKYKIVKRSKYDALKRLSSDAQDFEFLKAMPRDKASQILTHLEASKAQLRQDLLALTYSDFRENGFFVEFGATDGVGLSNTHLLEKQFGWTGILAEPARTWHNALKGNRSAVIDTRCVWKSSGQHLEFDEVANSELSTISEFAASDFHKKRRTDKKTYTVETVSLFDLLRQHQAPRQIDYLSIDTEGSEYSILEAFDFASYDIRLITCEHNFSDQRSKIFELLTRNGYDRIHTEISRFDDWYLKRGS from the coding sequence ATGAAAAAGCTCTTTAAGAAATACAAAATTGTAAAACGTTCGAAGTATGACGCTCTGAAACGGCTCTCGAGCGACGCGCAAGATTTCGAGTTTCTCAAAGCGATGCCCCGGGATAAGGCCTCCCAGATCCTGACCCACTTGGAGGCATCCAAGGCCCAGCTAAGGCAGGACCTGCTGGCGCTCACCTATTCAGATTTCAGAGAGAACGGATTTTTCGTTGAGTTCGGCGCCACCGATGGAGTGGGCCTTTCGAATACCCACCTCCTCGAAAAGCAATTCGGATGGACGGGTATCTTGGCGGAACCTGCAAGAACTTGGCACAATGCGCTCAAGGGTAATCGATCCGCAGTCATCGACACGCGATGCGTCTGGAAATCGAGCGGTCAACACCTGGAGTTCGACGAGGTCGCCAATTCGGAATTATCTACTATCTCCGAATTTGCAGCCTCGGACTTTCACAAGAAACGAAGAACAGACAAGAAAACCTATACTGTTGAGACAGTATCGCTTTTCGATCTGCTTCGACAGCATCAGGCTCCGCGCCAAATCGATTACTTGTCGATAGATACCGAGGGAAGCGAATATTCCATATTGGAAGCCTTCGACTTCGCCTCCTACGATATCCGCTTGATTACCTGCGAACATAACTTTTCGGATCAGCGCTCGAAAATCTTCGAGCTGCTTACGCGAAACGGGTATGATCGGATTCACACGGAAATCTCGAGATTCGACGATTGGTATTTGAAGCGCGGGAGTTGA
- a CDS encoding putative quinol monooxygenase, whose protein sequence is MPLTLTGRLICADAAEVGIVRVHLPEHIALTHAEPGCEMFEVRQGADPLVFTVTERFTDRAAFEAHQARTKASEWGRATQGIAREYQIEED, encoded by the coding sequence ATGCCTCTCACCCTGACCGGGCGCCTGATCTGCGCCGATGCCGCCGAGGTCGGAATTGTCCGCGTTCACCTGCCCGAGCATATTGCGCTGACGCATGCCGAGCCGGGTTGCGAGATGTTCGAAGTCAGGCAAGGCGCCGATCCGCTGGTCTTCACTGTCACGGAACGCTTCACCGACCGGGCCGCGTTCGAGGCGCATCAGGCGCGGACGAAGGCCTCGGAATGGGGCCGCGCGACCCAGGGGATCGCGCGGGAGTATCAGATCGAGGAAGACTGA
- a CDS encoding ABC transporter ATP-binding protein has protein sequence MAELKLENVAKSYGEVSVLENINLDIKAGELIVFVGPSGCGKSTLLRMIAGLERITGGTLEIDGVRMNDVPPSNRGIAMVFQSYALYPHMTVRDNMAFALKIAKMSKDEIDAAVDKAADMLQLTDYLDRLPKALSGGQRQRVAIGRAIVRDPKVYLFDEPLSNLDAALRVATRIEIAQLKEAMPDRTMIYVTHDQVEAMTLATRIVVLANKGIAQVGTPLELYEQPRNEFVAQFIGSPAMNLLSGEVTETGEMTTVKLDGGGIARSTIPTRPEDLSRRVKIGVRPEDFVPTEDAAIYTGRVDIVEALGEVTLLYFEAEGDHDPIIAKLPGIHHDRRYSEISLGADPSKVHIFADGQSLLYR, from the coding sequence ATGGCCGAACTCAAACTGGAAAACGTCGCGAAAAGCTATGGCGAGGTGTCGGTTCTCGAGAACATCAACCTCGACATCAAAGCGGGTGAGTTGATCGTCTTCGTGGGCCCCTCGGGCTGCGGGAAATCGACCCTACTGCGGATGATCGCGGGGCTCGAGAGGATCACGGGCGGCACGCTCGAGATCGACGGGGTGCGGATGAACGATGTGCCGCCGTCGAACCGCGGCATCGCGATGGTCTTCCAGTCCTACGCGCTCTATCCGCACATGACCGTGCGCGACAACATGGCCTTTGCCCTGAAGATCGCGAAGATGAGCAAGGACGAGATCGATGCCGCCGTCGATAAGGCGGCGGATATGCTGCAACTGACCGACTATCTCGACCGTCTGCCCAAAGCGCTCTCGGGTGGTCAGCGGCAGCGGGTCGCCATCGGGCGCGCCATCGTGCGCGACCCGAAGGTCTATCTCTTCGACGAACCGCTCTCGAACCTCGATGCGGCGCTGCGCGTTGCCACCCGGATCGAGATCGCCCAGCTCAAAGAGGCGATGCCCGATCGCACGATGATCTACGTCACCCACGATCAGGTCGAGGCGATGACGCTCGCGACCCGGATTGTGGTGCTGGCGAACAAGGGGATCGCGCAGGTCGGCACGCCGCTGGAACTCTATGAGCAGCCGCGCAACGAATTCGTCGCGCAGTTCATCGGCTCTCCCGCGATGAACCTGCTGTCGGGCGAGGTCACCGAGACGGGCGAGATGACCACGGTGAAACTCGATGGCGGCGGCATCGCACGCTCCACCATCCCGACGCGTCCCGAGGACCTGTCGCGCCGTGTGAAAATCGGGGTGCGCCCCGAGGATTTCGTGCCCACCGAAGATGCGGCGATCTACACCGGTCGTGTTGATATCGTCGAAGCTCTGGGCGAGGTGACGCTGCTCTATTTCGAGGCCGAGGGCGATCACGACCCGATCATCGCGAAGCTTCCCGGCATCCATCACGACCGCCGCTATAGCGAGATTTCTCTGGGGGCGGACCCGTCCAAGGTGCATATCTTCGCCGATGGTCAGTCGCTTCTTTACCGCTGA
- the guaA gene encoding glutamine-hydrolyzing GMP synthase, giving the protein MTDHQRLLIIDFGSQVTQLIARRLRELNVYCEIHPYQNVTDSFLKEFAPKAIIFSGGPDSVTREGSPRPPKSAYELGVPILGICYGQQVMMQDLGGLVEAKHGSAEFGRAYVTPTETRIDLLNGWFMDGAGREQVWMSHGDHVSRIAPGFEVYGTSPGAPYAITADLSRRFYAVQFHPEVHHTPNGKTLYENFVRDAGFTGDWTMDAYRDEAIRQIREQVGDQHVICGLSGGVDSSVTAILLHEAIGDQLTCVFVDHGLLRQNEAEEVVTMFRDHYNIKLIHADESELFLGELEGVTDPEVKRKTIGRLFIDVFQKYAGEIEDASFLAQGTLYPDVIESVSFSGGPSVTIKSHHNVGGLPEKMGLKLVEPLRELFKDEVRALGHELGLPASFIGRHPFPGPGLAIRCPGEITRDKLEILRKADAVYIDQIRKHGLYDEIWQAFVAILPVRTVGVMGDGRTYDYACALRAVTSVDGMTADYYPFSHEFLGETATRIINEVKGINRVTYDITSKPPGTIEWE; this is encoded by the coding sequence ATGACAGACCATCAGCGCCTCCTCATCATCGACTTCGGCTCTCAAGTCACGCAGCTGATTGCGCGGCGACTTCGCGAGCTTAACGTCTATTGCGAAATCCATCCCTATCAGAACGTCACCGACTCCTTCCTGAAAGAGTTCGCCCCGAAAGCGATCATCTTCTCGGGCGGGCCGGATTCGGTCACGCGCGAGGGTTCTCCCCGGCCGCCGAAATCGGCCTATGAGCTGGGTGTGCCGATCCTCGGCATCTGCTACGGCCAGCAGGTGATGATGCAGGATCTGGGCGGTCTGGTGGAGGCCAAGCACGGCTCCGCCGAATTCGGGCGCGCCTATGTGACTCCGACCGAGACGCGGATCGATCTGCTCAATGGCTGGTTCATGGATGGCGCGGGCCGCGAGCAAGTCTGGATGAGCCATGGCGACCATGTCAGCCGCATCGCGCCGGGCTTCGAGGTGTATGGCACCTCGCCGGGCGCGCCTTACGCGATCACCGCCGATCTGAGCCGTCGTTTCTACGCGGTGCAGTTCCATCCGGAGGTGCATCACACCCCCAACGGCAAGACGCTTTATGAGAACTTCGTGCGCGACGCGGGCTTTACCGGCGACTGGACGATGGATGCCTATCGCGACGAGGCGATCCGCCAGATCCGCGAGCAGGTGGGCGATCAACACGTCATCTGCGGTCTGTCCGGCGGCGTCGACAGCTCGGTCACCGCGATCCTGCTGCACGAGGCGATCGGCGATCAGCTGACCTGTGTCTTCGTGGATCACGGGTTGCTGCGGCAGAACGAGGCCGAAGAAGTGGTCACGATGTTCCGCGATCACTACAACATCAAACTGATCCATGCCGATGAGAGCGAACTGTTCCTGGGCGAGTTGGAAGGCGTCACCGACCCTGAGGTCAAGCGCAAGACGATCGGGCGTCTCTTCATCGACGTGTTCCAGAAATATGCGGGCGAGATCGAGGATGCGAGCTTCCTCGCGCAGGGCACGCTCTATCCCGATGTCATCGAATCGGTGAGCTTCTCGGGCGGCCCCTCGGTCACGATCAAGTCGCACCACAATGTGGGCGGTCTGCCCGAGAAGATGGGCCTCAAGCTGGTCGAGCCGCTGCGCGAGCTGTTCAAGGACGAGGTCCGCGCGCTCGGTCACGAGCTGGGTCTGCCGGCATCGTTCATCGGCCGCCACCCCTTCCCCGGCCCCGGCCTCGCGATCCGCTGCCCCGGCGAGATCACTCGCGACAAGCTGGAGATCCTGCGTAAGGCCGACGCGGTCTATATCGACCAGATCCGCAAGCATGGGCTTTATGACGAGATCTGGCAGGCCTTTGTCGCGATCCTGCCGGTGCGCACCGTCGGTGTGATGGGCGACGGGCGGACCTATGACTACGCCTGCGCCCTGCGCGCGGTGACGAGCGTCGATGGCATGACCGCCGATTACTACCCGTTCAGCCACGAGTTCCTCGGCGAGACCGCGACGCGGATCATCAACGAGGTGAAGGGCATCAACCGGGTGACCTACGACATCACCTCGAAGCCCCCCGGCACGATCGAGTGGGAGTGA
- a CDS encoding carbohydrate ABC transporter permease has protein sequence MAAIAGQKSRLTWAVQLSVVFMVVLWLVPTVGLLVSSFRTTDQISQSGWWDAAFSVEKAFRDRIPADGEKQVDGLYVLEGDLLNNGQNANDLKAGTTITAFGTSGIKPGAYKAGETVDTGDGGTLSVAKDGTYKATSKTSFEGSGPRVYFVADMPPAFTLANYRNVLFSDGMGQAFINTLTVTIPATIIPILIAAFAAYALAWMEFPGRGLLIAAVVGLLVVPLQLALVPLLRLHQEIGIGQSFLGIWLAHTGFGLPLAIYLLRNYMVGLPRDIIESAKVDGATDFQIFMKIVLPLSFPALASFAIFQFLWVWNDLLVAKVFLPANDASKVMTVKIADDLLGSRGGDWGILASAAFISIAVPLLVFFAMQKYLVRGLLAGSVKGG, from the coding sequence ATGGCCGCTATCGCAGGACAGAAATCGCGCCTGACATGGGCGGTGCAACTTTCGGTTGTCTTCATGGTGGTGCTTTGGTTGGTGCCGACGGTGGGGCTCTTGGTCAGCTCCTTCCGCACGACCGACCAGATCAGCCAGTCGGGCTGGTGGGACGCGGCCTTCTCGGTGGAAAAAGCCTTCCGCGACCGCATCCCCGCCGATGGCGAGAAACAGGTCGACGGGCTCTATGTGCTCGAGGGCGATCTTCTCAATAACGGGCAGAACGCGAATGACCTTAAAGCGGGTACGACGATCACCGCCTTTGGCACCTCGGGCATCAAGCCGGGCGCCTACAAGGCCGGCGAGACGGTCGATACCGGCGATGGCGGCACGCTGAGCGTCGCCAAGGACGGCACCTACAAGGCGACGTCGAAGACGAGCTTCGAGGGCTCGGGCCCGCGGGTCTATTTCGTGGCCGACATGCCGCCCGCCTTCACGCTGGCCAATTACCGCAACGTGCTGTTCTCCGACGGGATGGGGCAGGCCTTCATCAATACGCTGACGGTGACGATCCCGGCCACGATCATCCCGATCCTGATCGCGGCCTTCGCGGCCTATGCGCTGGCCTGGATGGAGTTTCCGGGCCGGGGCCTGTTGATCGCGGCGGTCGTAGGCCTTCTGGTCGTGCCGCTGCAGCTCGCGCTGGTGCCGCTTTTGCGGCTCCATCAGGAGATCGGCATCGGGCAGAGCTTCCTCGGGATATGGCTGGCCCATACCGGGTTCGGCTTGCCGCTCGCGATCTACCTGTTGCGCAACTACATGGTCGGTCTTCCGCGCGATATCATCGAGAGCGCGAAGGTCGACGGGGCGACCGATTTCCAGATCTTCATGAAAATCGTGCTGCCTTTGTCATTCCCGGCGCTTGCTTCTTTTGCAATCTTCCAATTCCTCTGGGTCTGGAATGACCTACTTGTCGCGAAGGTCTTCCTTCCGGCGAACGACGCCTCGAAGGTGATGACTGTGAAGATCGCCGACGACCTTCTGGGGTCGCGCGGCGGCGACTGGGGCATTCTGGCGTCCGCCGCCTTCATCTCCATCGCCGTGCCGCTTCTGGTGTTCTTCGCTATGCAGAAATATCTCGTCCGCGGTCTGCTGGCGGGTTCGGTTAAAGGTGGTTGA
- a CDS encoding alpha-glucosidase — MKTLTKKEDWWRGAVIYQIYPRSFQDSNGDGIGDLLGIVRRLPHVASLGADAVWISPFFTSPMKDFGYDVSDYCDVDPMFGNLADFDQVIATAHALGLKVMIDLVLSHTSDQHPWFQESRSSRDNPKADWYVWADPKPDGTPPNNWLSIFGGPGWHWDSRREQYYMHNFLVEQPDLNFHNPEVTQELLNVAQFWLERGVDGFRLDTINFYMHDDELRDNPPLPPEERNDQTAPKVNPYNHQRHIYDKNNPENLRFLRKLRTLMNNYNAAAVGEVGDSQRGLEILGEYTSGADKMQMSYAFELLSGHEPLKASYFKSVFDKVDTVAKDGWVCWAYSNHDVERHISRWQLTPASARLYTSLMMCLRGSLCLYQGEELGLHEAELSYEDLQDPYGKEFWPEFKGRDGCRTPMVWERDAAYAGFSQARPWLPVPTTHQNIATDVAEHDPASLLHHYRRAIGFRRNHDVLRTGAMEDMYCSGDLLVFTRRNEEETILCYFNLSDHPVNATVPPGNWVTVGGELGSIRPMPDHTLHLGPWQPSILRLDEHEA, encoded by the coding sequence ATGAAAACCCTTACTAAGAAAGAAGACTGGTGGCGCGGGGCCGTGATCTACCAGATCTATCCGCGCAGCTTTCAAGACAGCAATGGCGATGGCATCGGCGATCTTCTCGGGATCGTCCGCCGCCTGCCGCATGTCGCGAGCCTCGGGGCGGATGCGGTCTGGATCTCGCCCTTCTTCACCTCGCCGATGAAGGATTTCGGCTATGACGTCAGCGATTACTGCGACGTCGATCCGATGTTCGGCAATCTTGCCGATTTCGACCAGGTGATCGCGACGGCGCATGCGCTGGGTCTCAAGGTGATGATCGATCTGGTGCTGAGCCATACCTCCGATCAGCACCCCTGGTTCCAGGAAAGCCGGTCGAGCCGGGACAACCCGAAAGCCGACTGGTATGTCTGGGCCGATCCCAAGCCCGACGGCACGCCGCCCAATAACTGGCTGTCGATCTTCGGCGGCCCGGGCTGGCATTGGGACAGCCGGCGCGAGCAGTATTACATGCACAACTTCCTCGTGGAGCAGCCCGATCTGAACTTCCACAACCCGGAAGTGACGCAGGAATTGCTCAATGTCGCGCAGTTCTGGCTGGAGCGTGGCGTCGATGGGTTCCGCCTCGACACCATCAACTTCTACATGCATGACGACGAGCTGCGCGATAACCCGCCGCTGCCGCCGGAAGAGCGTAACGACCAGACCGCGCCCAAGGTGAACCCCTACAATCACCAGCGCCACATCTACGACAAGAACAACCCCGAGAACCTGCGCTTCCTGCGCAAGCTCCGGACGCTGATGAACAATTACAACGCGGCGGCCGTGGGCGAAGTGGGCGACAGCCAGCGCGGGCTCGAGATTCTGGGCGAATACACCTCCGGCGCGGACAAGATGCAGATGTCCTACGCCTTCGAGCTGCTCTCCGGGCATGAACCGCTCAAGGCGAGCTATTTCAAATCCGTCTTCGACAAGGTCGATACGGTCGCCAAGGACGGTTGGGTCTGCTGGGCTTATTCGAACCACGATGTGGAGCGCCATATCTCGCGCTGGCAGCTGACGCCGGCCTCGGCGCGCCTCTATACTTCGCTGATGATGTGCCTGCGCGGCTCGCTCTGCCTCTATCAGGGCGAGGAGCTGGGCCTGCACGAGGCCGAGCTGTCCTACGAAGACCTGCAAGACCCTTACGGCAAGGAATTCTGGCCCGAATTCAAGGGCCGCGATGGCTGTCGCACGCCGATGGTCTGGGAACGCGACGCCGCCTATGCGGGCTTCTCGCAGGCGCGCCCGTGGCTGCCGGTGCCCACCACGCACCAGAACATCGCGACCGATGTGGCCGAGCACGATCCGGCCTCGCTGCTGCACCATTACCGCCGCGCCATCGGCTTCCGTCGCAATCACGACGTGCTTCGGACCGGTGCGATGGAGGATATGTATTGCTCCGGTGACCTGCTGGTCTTCACGCGCAGGAACGAGGAGGAGACGATCCTGTGCTATTTCAACCTGTCCGATCATCCGGTGAACGCCACCGTTCCGCCGGGCAACTGGGTGACGGTCGGGGGCGAGCTGGGCTCGATCCGACCGATGCCCGATCACACTTTGCATCTCGGCCCATGGCAGCCGAGCATTCTGCGCCTCGACGAACACGAGGCCTGA
- a CDS encoding HlyC/CorC family transporter, with amino-acid sequence MENTLDFAFWITAGSIILLLALSAFFSGSETALTAASRAKLRAQADKGESGAKTALEVTEDSERLIGAILLGNNVVNILSASLATALLTRVFGQSGVALATLVMTLLVLIFAEVLPKTYAITLPEKVASKVAGPIRVVTLILAPIVAIVRMIVRGILYAFGMRTDKDTHMFSIHEEIAGALALGQSEGTVDKEDRDRLLGALDLGNRTVEEIMLHRSQIEMIDIEEDPDTILTAVLSSPHTRLPLYRGERENVVGVIHSKDLLRAVEKVVRGGDGTLESVADLDIAKVMMKPYFVPETTPLDEQMQEFLKRRTHFALVVDEYGDLRGLLTLEDILEEIVGEITDEFDPKAEKRLKPTESGDYIVDGAMTIRDLNRETDWTLPDEEANTVAGLVIHEAQTIPTEGQVFSFHGFRFEVAGRKDNRITRLKIRPLIPGGYPES; translated from the coding sequence ATGGAAAACACTCTCGATTTTGCCTTCTGGATCACCGCCGGTTCGATCATTCTGCTGCTGGCGCTCTCGGCCTTTTTCTCGGGCTCGGAAACCGCGCTGACGGCGGCCAGCCGTGCGAAGCTGCGCGCGCAGGCCGATAAGGGCGAAAGCGGCGCGAAGACCGCGCTGGAGGTCACCGAGGATAGCGAGCGCCTGATCGGCGCGATCCTTCTGGGCAACAACGTCGTCAACATCCTCTCGGCCTCGCTGGCGACCGCGCTTCTGACGCGGGTCTTCGGGCAATCGGGCGTGGCGCTGGCGACGCTGGTGATGACGCTTCTGGTGCTGATCTTCGCCGAGGTGCTGCCCAAGACCTATGCGATCACCCTGCCCGAGAAAGTCGCCTCGAAGGTCGCGGGGCCGATCCGTGTCGTGACGCTCATTCTCGCACCGATCGTCGCCATCGTGCGGATGATCGTGCGCGGCATCCTCTATGCCTTCGGGATGCGGACCGACAAGGACACCCATATGTTCTCGATTCACGAGGAAATCGCGGGTGCGCTGGCGCTGGGGCAATCCGAGGGCACGGTCGACAAGGAAGACCGTGACCGGCTGCTGGGCGCGCTCGATCTGGGCAATCGCACGGTCGAAGAGATCATGCTCCACCGGAGCCAGATCGAGATGATCGATATCGAGGAAGACCCCGACACGATCCTCACGGCGGTGCTCTCCTCGCCCCACACCCGCCTGCCGCTCTATCGCGGCGAGCGCGAGAACGTGGTGGGCGTGATCCATTCGAAAGACTTGCTGCGCGCAGTGGAAAAGGTCGTGCGTGGCGGCGACGGGACGCTGGAAAGCGTGGCCGATCTCGACATCGCCAAGGTGATGATGAAGCCCTATTTCGTCCCCGAGACGACGCCGCTCGACGAGCAGATGCAGGAGTTCCTGAAGCGTCGCACCCATTTCGCACTGGTGGTGGATGAATATGGCGACCTGCGCGGTCTGCTGACGCTGGAAGACATCCTCGAAGAAATCGTGGGCGAGATTACCGACGAGTTCGACCCCAAGGCCGAGAAGCGTCTGAAGCCCACCGAGAGCGGCGATTACATCGTCGACGGCGCGATGACGATCCGTGACCTGAACCGCGAGACCGACTGGACGCTGCCCGATGAAGAGGCCAACACCGTCGCCGGTCTGGTGATCCACGAGGCGCAGACGATCCCGACGGAAGGCCAGGTCTTTTCCTTCCACGGCTTCCGCTTCGAGGTCGCCGGCCGCAAGGACAACCGGATCACGCGGCTGAAGATCCGGCCGCTGATCCCGGGCGGCTATCCGGAGAGCTGA
- a CDS encoding trimethylamine methyltransferase family protein, which yields MAESELGERVGRRARGGGGAARRAERTAVKVEFSRFITRNIPDMEILNEEALEIIEHNAETVLEEIGVNFVENPEALERWREAGASIEGERVRIPRGLARKLCATAPSQFTQHARNPERNVEIGGRNLVLAPVYGPPFVRDAQGGRRYATIEDFRNFVKLGYMSKWLHHSGGTVCEPTDVAVNKRHLDMLHAHMTLSDKPYMGSVTEPSRAEDSVEMSKILFGEEFVDNNAVMTSLININSPLTFDGTMMGALEIYARANQACIISPFIVGGAMAPVSVAGTLTQVLAEVLAGVAYSQLIRPGAPVIFGAFVTSIDMNSGAPTFGTPEASLITLGAGQLARRLGLPYRSAGGFTGSKLPDAQAAYESANTLNNGLYAGVNFMLHSCGWLEGGLVSSYEKFVMDADQLGVLHRLAQGVDISEDAQAMGAIREVGPGGHYLGCAHTQANFKDAFWRTKLLDYRPFETWEEQGAPDTMALATKRVEKMLSEYQQPAMDPSVAEALAAYVARKKAEVPDAFL from the coding sequence ATGGCCGAATCGGAATTGGGTGAACGTGTGGGACGTCGCGCGCGCGGTGGTGGCGGGGCAGCCCGTCGGGCCGAACGCACGGCCGTGAAGGTGGAGTTCTCGCGCTTCATCACGCGCAACATTCCCGACATGGAAATCCTGAACGAGGAAGCCCTCGAGATCATCGAGCATAACGCGGAAACCGTGCTCGAAGAGATCGGCGTCAACTTCGTCGAGAACCCCGAAGCGCTGGAACGCTGGCGCGAGGCCGGGGCCTCGATCGAAGGCGAGCGCGTGCGCATTCCGCGCGGCCTTGCCCGCAAGCTCTGCGCGACCGCGCCGTCGCAATTCACCCAGCACGCCCGCAACCCCGAGCGCAATGTAGAGATCGGCGGGCGCAATCTCGTGCTGGCCCCGGTCTACGGCCCGCCCTTCGTGCGCGATGCGCAGGGCGGCCGCCGCTACGCGACGATCGAGGATTTCCGCAATTTCGTGAAGCTCGGCTACATGTCGAAATGGCTCCACCATTCCGGCGGCACCGTCTGCGAGCCGACCGACGTGGCGGTGAACAAGCGCCACCTCGACATGCTCCACGCGCATATGACGCTGTCGGACAAGCCCTATATGGGCTCGGTCACCGAACCCTCGCGCGCCGAGGACAGCGTCGAGATGTCGAAGATCCTCTTCGGAGAGGAGTTCGTCGACAATAATGCGGTGATGACCTCGCTCATCAACATCAACTCGCCGCTGACCTTCGACGGCACCATGATGGGCGCGCTGGAGATCTACGCCCGCGCCAATCAGGCCTGCATCATCTCGCCCTTCATCGTGGGCGGCGCGATGGCGCCGGTCTCGGTCGCGGGCACGCTGACGCAAGTGCTGGCCGAAGTGCTGGCGGGCGTGGCCTATTCCCAGCTGATCCGCCCCGGCGCGCCGGTGATCTTCGGGGCGTTCGTGACCTCGATCGACATGAATTCGGGCGCACCGACCTTCGGCACGCCGGAAGCCTCTTTGATCACGCTCGGCGCGGGGCAACTCGCTCGGCGTCTGGGGCTGCCCTATCGTTCCGCGGGCGGCTTCACCGGCTCGAAACTGCCCGACGCGCAGGCGGCTTACGAGAGCGCCAACACGCTCAATAACGGGCTCTATGCTGGCGTGAACTTCATGCTCCACTCCTGTGGCTGGCTGGAGGGCGGTCTGGTCTCGTCCTACGAGAAATTCGTGATGGATGCCGACCAGCTGGGCGTTCTGCATCGTCTGGCGCAGGGCGTCGACATCTCGGAGGACGCGCAGGCCATGGGCGCGATCCGCGAGGTCGGCCCCGGCGGTCACTATCTCGGCTGCGCCCATACGCAGGCCAATTTCAAGGATGCGTTCTGGCGCACGAAACTGCTCGATTACCGGCCTTTCGAGACCTGGGAAGAGCAGGGCGCGCCCGACACGATGGCGCTGGCGACGAAGCGGGTCGAGAAGATGCTCAGCGAGTATCAGCAGCCCGCGATGGACCCGAGCGTCGCCGAGGCGCTGGCGGCTTATGTCGCGCGCAAGAAGGCCGAAGTACCCGACGCCTTCCTGTGA
- a CDS encoding site-specific tyrosine recombinase XerD, which translates to MTGPGSDAPPDPQWLPSFLDAQSAEAGAARNTILSYGRDLSDFAGFLQAKGLSYATLTRADIETYLIRCEAEGLAKSTRARRLSAIRQLFRFAYEEGWRADNPAIRIAGPGRAQRLPKTLSLEEVEALLEAARDQGRSQKDQIRNRCLMELLYATGMRVSELVSLPVSSARGDPRMLLVRGKGDKERMVPLSPPAREALADWLSARDEAEEQARIEHRAPPSRFLFPSGGKEGHLTRQGFHKLLKDIAVKAGVSPARVTPHVLRHAFATHLLQGGADLRAIQMLLGHADLSTTEIYTHVLDERLKELVLTHHPLAKPRGKSDGTA; encoded by the coding sequence ATGACCGGACCCGGTTCAGACGCGCCGCCCGATCCGCAATGGCTGCCGAGTTTTCTGGATGCCCAGTCCGCCGAAGCCGGTGCCGCACGCAACACGATCCTGAGTTACGGGCGTGATCTCAGTGACTTCGCAGGCTTTCTTCAGGCAAAGGGCCTGAGCTACGCGACACTGACCCGCGCCGATATCGAGACCTATCTGATCCGCTGCGAGGCGGAGGGGCTGGCGAAATCGACCCGCGCGCGCAGGCTCTCGGCCATCCGGCAACTTTTTCGCTTCGCCTATGAGGAAGGCTGGCGCGCCGACAATCCGGCGATCCGCATCGCAGGTCCCGGGCGCGCGCAACGCCTGCCGAAGACGCTGAGCCTCGAGGAGGTCGAGGCGTTGCTGGAGGCCGCCCGCGATCAGGGCCGCTCGCAAAAGGACCAGATCCGCAATCGCTGCCTGATGGAGCTGCTTTACGCGACGGGGATGCGGGTCTCCGAACTGGTCTCCCTGCCCGTCTCATCTGCGCGCGGCGATCCGCGGATGCTGCTGGTGCGCGGCAAGGGCGACAAGGAGCGGATGGTGCCGCTCTCGCCACCGGCGCGCGAGGCGCTGGCCGACTGGCTGAGCGCGCGCGACGAGGCCGAGGAACAGGCCCGGATCGAGCATCGCGCGCCGCCCTCGCGTTTCCTCTTTCCCTCGGGCGGCAAGGAAGGTCACCTGACCCGTCAGGGCTTTCACAAGCTGCTCAAAGACATCGCGGTGAAGGCCGGGGTCAGCCCCGCCAGGGTCACGCCCCACGTCTTGCGCCACGCCTTCGCCACGCATCTTCTGCAAGGTGGCGCGGATCTGCGCGCGATCCAGATGCTGCTGGGGCACGCGGACCTGTCGACCACGGAAATCTACACCCATGTTCTCGACGAACGGCTCAAGGAGCTGGTGCTGACGCATCACCCGTTGGCGAAACCGCGCGGCAAAAGTGACGGCACCGCTTGA